A section of the Salmo salar chromosome ssa05, Ssal_v3.1, whole genome shotgun sequence genome encodes:
- the LOC106604597 gene encoding uncharacterized protein codes for MKLLVCCFLAITCVLVDADKGERLLKLTEVIKELKALNRTVKHNSVMSNTPSMDMEECCSQSALECFRAMVPHLKAKNKMLQRKVMKNLNNQLILGSLDSCSQEEKEKTVCQGCDSYPKDSQECVQQLESLLQKAISRLA; via the exons ATGAAGCTGCTTGTTTGTTGTTTTCTAGCCATCACCTGTGTTTTGGTGGATGCAGACAAGGGTGAGAGATTACTGAAGCTGACTGAAGTAATAAAGGAATTAAAAGCGCTAAACAGAACTGTGAAG CACAACAGCGTGATGTCGAACACTCCTTCAATGGATATGGAA GAGTGCTGTTCCCAATCTGCCTTGGAGTGCTTCCGGGCGATGGTACCTCATCTCAAGGCCAAAAATAAGATGCTTCAGCGTAAAGTTATGAAAAACCTCAACAACCAACTGATT TTGGGAAGTCTGGACTCCTGCAGTcaggaggagaaagag AAAACAGTCTGCCAAGGATGTGATTCCTATCCAAAGGACAGCCAGGAATGTGTACAACAGTTGGAATCTCTGCTTCAAAAG GCCATCAGTAGACTGGCATGA